From Calothrix sp. PCC 6303, a single genomic window includes:
- a CDS encoding MgPME-cyclase complex family protein → MKTYYYLLASQRFLLEEEPLDEVLKERIRYYHEQEKEIDFWLVKQPAFLEVPQMAAVKGKCPQPCAAIVSTNQQFITWLKLRLEYVLVGEFQAPSATIADPLASLVQV, encoded by the coding sequence ATGAAAACATACTATTATCTTTTAGCAAGCCAACGCTTCTTACTGGAAGAAGAACCCCTAGATGAAGTTCTCAAAGAGCGGATTCGTTATTACCATGAACAAGAAAAAGAAATCGATTTTTGGTTAGTTAAACAGCCAGCATTTCTAGAAGTTCCACAAATGGCAGCAGTCAAAGGAAAATGCCCCCAACCATGTGCGGCAATTGTTTCCACTAACCAACAGTTTATTACCTGGTTAAAACTCCGTTTGGAATATGTACTGGTTGGAGAATTTCAAGCTCCTTCAGCTACAATAGCTGATCCTTTGGCATCTCTAGTACAAGTGTAG